The following proteins come from a genomic window of Gemmatimonadota bacterium:
- a CDS encoding DUF4129 domain-containing protein, which translates to MTTAPGDSLRTLLDSVFAAPTYRWTEPTDPLAAVRLRFAEVMDWIRHLESNSPALYLVVVGILVMILVAVLVHIGWLVWQTLRAPPAVAAILPSAAERRDAAWFRTEADRLAGAGRYREAVQADFLALVLTLDGWGAMHFHPSKTPAEYLGEPALRGEAREEFRDLVRQLYRIVFGGAGCDAADYAEWRRRAAPERYAPAH; encoded by the coding sequence GTGACGACGGCCCCCGGTGATTCGCTCCGCACCCTCCTCGACTCGGTCTTCGCCGCGCCAACGTATCGGTGGACCGAGCCGACGGATCCCCTTGCCGCCGTGCGGCTGCGCTTCGCCGAAGTGATGGACTGGATCAGGCACCTCGAATCGAACAGCCCCGCGCTCTATCTGGTCGTGGTTGGCATTCTGGTGATGATCCTGGTCGCCGTCCTGGTGCACATCGGCTGGCTGGTGTGGCAGACACTGCGCGCGCCGCCGGCCGTCGCCGCGATCCTGCCGAGCGCGGCAGAACGACGTGATGCCGCCTGGTTCCGAACCGAGGCCGATCGTCTCGCCGGCGCGGGGCGCTATCGTGAAGCGGTCCAGGCCGATTTTCTCGCACTGGTCCTGACACTCGATGGCTGGGGCGCGATGCACTTCCACCCCAGCAAGACACCAGCTGAATACCTCGGTGAACCCGCGCTCCGCGGCGAAGCGCGCGAGGAATTCCGCGACCTGGTCCGCCAGCTCTACCGCATCGTCTTCGGCGGTGCCGGGTGTGACGCGGCCGACTATGCCGAATGGCGCCGTCGCGCCGCGCCGGAGCGCTATGCGCCCGCGCACTGA
- a CDS encoding stage II sporulation protein M has translation MADTPAPTYRQHFELETPEHVVLDYELAGVGSRALAALVDMLLVSILSVVVTVSLLFWGNFSGWISALQVLLLYSLIWLYFALFEGLRRGQTPGKRMVGIRTIRDSGHGLTFADAATRHLLTPIDMVGMIGLVLIAVHPRAKRLGDLVAGTVVVRDQPVEVARPAEPMDIAVDAEEDGSPELADDEFALIREFIGRAPSLPRPVRNRFATQFAARFAGRFPERPGDEFQFLQTLFIRERGRRRGKFGARSGGGRRAVSERLLARKGARWDAFDQLAGRVARGGLDVLSAEELPDFAARYREVAADLARVRTYGADPVVSARLERLVAAGHNALYRAERRSWRRLSRFLVVEAPAAVVASWRTVLLAAALFIVPGIGGYALLREQPGLAPSLIPDVMLERAEAGKSRGPAGSGYVEVSADKRPVMATSIIANNVRVAVACFASGVVFGVGSLILLALNGLQLGAASGHFANLGVLGYLWSFVVGHGVLELFAIWVAGAAGFLLGRAVIVPGDYSRRDALVLASRRALPMVAAAVVLLIVAGLIEGLISASTATLRTRLLVSGGSALVLATYLLFGAMARRRSSDALDVSR, from the coding sequence ATGGCCGACACTCCGGCACCGACCTATCGGCAGCATTTCGAGCTCGAAACACCTGAGCACGTCGTCCTCGACTACGAGCTCGCCGGGGTCGGCAGCCGCGCGCTCGCCGCCCTCGTCGACATGCTGCTGGTGTCCATCCTGTCGGTGGTGGTGACGGTCTCACTGCTCTTCTGGGGAAACTTCTCCGGTTGGATCAGCGCGCTGCAGGTCCTGCTGCTCTACTCGTTGATCTGGCTCTACTTTGCGCTCTTCGAAGGCTTGCGGCGCGGCCAGACGCCGGGGAAGCGCATGGTCGGGATTCGCACCATCCGCGACAGCGGGCATGGGTTGACCTTCGCCGACGCCGCGACCCGCCACCTGCTGACACCGATCGACATGGTCGGCATGATCGGGTTGGTCCTGATCGCCGTGCACCCGCGGGCCAAGCGACTCGGCGACCTGGTCGCCGGGACGGTCGTGGTGCGCGATCAACCCGTCGAGGTGGCCCGGCCGGCCGAGCCGATGGACATCGCGGTCGATGCGGAGGAGGATGGCTCGCCGGAACTGGCCGACGACGAGTTTGCCCTGATCCGCGAATTCATCGGGCGCGCGCCATCGCTGCCGCGTCCGGTGCGGAATCGGTTCGCCACGCAGTTCGCGGCGCGCTTTGCCGGCCGCTTTCCGGAGCGTCCGGGCGACGAATTCCAGTTCCTGCAGACGTTGTTCATCCGCGAACGTGGTCGTCGGCGCGGCAAGTTCGGCGCGCGGAGCGGCGGCGGCCGACGCGCCGTGTCGGAGCGACTGCTGGCGCGGAAGGGTGCCCGCTGGGACGCCTTCGATCAGTTGGCCGGACGCGTCGCGCGCGGCGGCCTCGATGTCTTGAGCGCCGAGGAGTTGCCGGACTTCGCCGCGCGCTACCGGGAGGTCGCCGCCGACCTCGCGCGGGTCCGTACCTATGGCGCCGACCCCGTCGTGTCGGCGCGGCTCGAGCGACTGGTCGCGGCCGGGCACAACGCGCTCTATCGTGCGGAGCGGCGGAGTTGGCGCCGACTGTCGCGCTTTCTGGTCGTCGAGGCGCCGGCGGCGGTGGTGGCGTCGTGGCGCACGGTGCTGCTCGCGGCCGCACTCTTCATCGTGCCAGGGATCGGCGGCTACGCGCTGCTGCGCGAACAACCCGGCCTCGCCCCGTCTCTCATCCCCGACGTGATGCTCGAGCGCGCCGAGGCCGGGAAGAGCCGCGGCCCCGCGGGGAGCGGGTACGTCGAGGTGTCGGCCGACAAGCGGCCGGTGATGGCCACGTCGATCATCGCCAACAACGTGCGCGTCGCGGTCGCCTGCTTTGCCTCCGGTGTGGTGTTCGGCGTCGGATCGCTGATTCTGCTGGCCCTGAACGGGCTGCAACTCGGTGCCGCCAGCGGACACTTCGCGAACCTCGGCGTACTGGGGTACCTCTGGAGTTTCGTGGTCGGGCACGGTGTGCTGGAGCTCTTCGCAATCTGGGTGGCGGGCGCCGCCGGCTTCCTGCTCGGCCGGGCGGTGATCGTCCCCGGCGACTACAGCCGTCGTGATGCGCTGGTGTTGGCCTCGCGGCGCGCGTTGCCGATGGTCGCCGCCGCGGTGGTGCTCCTGATCGTCGCCGGGCTGATCGAGGGATTGATCTCGGCGAGCACGGCGACCCTCCGCACGCGGCTGCTGGTGAGCGGTGGATCGGCGCTCGTTCTGGCGACCTATCTGCTGTTCGGCGCGATGGCACGGCGCCGCAGCAGTGACGCTCTCGACGTCTCACGTTGA
- a CDS encoding CDGSH iron-sulfur domain-containing protein, translating into MSETPTPLRVTIRSATPCAPYVLNGDFEVVDGDGNPIELPPRVNQQRLSLCSCGQSAKWPVCDGTHKGLTPIAPTP; encoded by the coding sequence ATGTCAGAGACCCCCACGCCCCTTCGCGTCACCATCCGCAGTGCCACGCCCTGCGCGCCCTACGTCCTCAACGGCGATTTCGAAGTCGTCGACGGTGACGGCAACCCGATCGAGTTGCCACCGCGGGTCAATCAGCAGCGGCTTTCGCTCTGTTCCTGCGGCCAGAGCGCCAAGTGGCCGGTCTGCGACGGCACCCACAAGGGCCTGACCCCGATCGCGCCGACGCCCTGA